From Carassius gibelio isolate Cgi1373 ecotype wild population from Czech Republic chromosome B23, carGib1.2-hapl.c, whole genome shotgun sequence, the proteins below share one genomic window:
- the hnrnpa1b gene encoding heterogeneous nuclear ribonucleoprotein A1b, with product MSKEGQPREPEQLRKLFIGGLSFETTDDSLREHFEQWGALTDCVVMKDPNTKRSRGFGFVTYSNVTEVDAAMDARPHKVDGRLVEPKRAVSREDSNKPFAHTTVKKIFVGGIKDDTEENHLRDYFKHFGKIEAIEIMVDHKTGNKRGFAFVTFDDHDSVDRIVIQKYHTVNGHNCEVRKALSKQEMQNTSMNMRGRGGGGGGGGGNFNRYGNNGGYNNDFGSGGGGGNRDGYFGRGGRAGGSGGYGGDNYNNGFGGGGDGNYGGGPGNYGGNRGYGGGGGGGGYGNQGGGYGGGGGGNSSGGGYNDNYNNGNGNFGGGNFGGGGGGGGGNYNDFGNYSNQQSSYGPMKGNFGGGGGGGRNSGPYGGGYGSGSGGGYGSSSGGRRF from the exons ATGTCCAAAGAG GGCCAACCACGTGAGCCAGAACAGCTGCGGAAGCTCTTCATTGGAGGGCTCAGCTTTGAAACCACAGACGATAGTTTGCGGGAGCATTTTGAACAATGGGGCGCCTTAACGGATTGTGTG GTGATGAAAGACCCAAACACCAAACGCTCCAGGGGCTTTGGGTTCGTCACCTATTCCAACGTGACTGAAGTTGATGCCGCTATGGATGCACGGCCCCACAAGGTTGACGGCAGGCTCGTGGAACCCAAACGAGCCGTGTCTCGAGAG GATTCCAACAAGCCGTTTGCTCACACAACTGTGAAGAAGATATTTGTGGGTGGTATTAAAGATGACACCGAGGAGAACCATCTTCGTGATTACTTCAAACATTTTGGCAAAATTGAGGCCATTGAGATAATGGTTGACCACAAGACAGGAAACAAAAGAGGCTTTGCTTTTGTTACGTTCGATGACCATGATTCCGTTGATCGCATCGTCA TTCAAAAATACCACACTGTGAATGGACACAACTGTGAAGTCAGAAAAGCTCTGTCTAAACAAGAGATGCAAAACACTAGCATGAACATGAGAG GCCGTGGAGgtggtggtggaggaggaggtggaaaCTTCAACAGATATGGCAACAATGGCGGCTACAACAATGACTTTGGAAGTGGTGGCGGTGGCGGCAACCGAGATGGTTATTTTGGAAGAG GAGGCAGAGCTGGTGGCAGTGGCGGTTATGGAGGTGACAACTACAACAATGGATTTGGTGGTGGAGGAGATG GTAATTATGGTGGCGGCCCTGGTAACTATGGTGGAAACCGTGGATATGGAGGAGGTGGCGGTGGAGGAGGTTATGGCAACCAGGGTGGTGGttatggtggtggtggtggcggCAACAGCAGCGGTGGTGGCTATAATGACAATTACAACAACGGCAATGGAAACTTTGGAGGTG gCAACTTTGGAGGTGGTGGTGGCGGCGGAGGTGGTAACTACAATGACTTTGGCAACTATAGCAACCAGCAGTCCAGCTATGGTCCCATGAAAGGGAACTTTGGAGGTGGCGGAGGAGGTGGAAGAAACAGTGGCCCATATGGTG GTGGCTATGGCAGTGGATCTGGTGGTGGATATGGAAGCAGCTCTGGTGGTAGACGGTTTTGA
- the nfe2 gene encoding transcription factor NF-E2 45 kDa subunit, whose translation MCSAINGVLPLRLSCEGLANPGRLHGEVSTNVTGFRAQRSPQHLDMDLAWQELMAITELQEFEVPNENPFEAIPYLSMEPMVSQGGFGMSQPQPESIPASCDAHPAAVYENAYPDMMPPYQRLNPHMDMHYSLPVPGGHGSSRMLTSTQAFHPPLMSLLEHMNMTTRSHGIAKDGVINLHCTGQIKQACTDDLESDSGLSLGSSPPLASPENVVHGVPSYLPADVMMGYAESESIGEQCRMRQSLLGSVDYHQSYSSFPGTSFPTTANMQPVNQQTYQPIASVKQPVLPTALHDLQLNSSGLTRLGSYQSMYQKPKSSSVSVPLSRDERRALALKIPFALDKIVNLPVDDFNELLTQFTLNDAQLALVRDIRRRGKNKVAAQNCRKRKLENIVHLENELGQLQAQREHLTRERLEFQQNLAVIKCRLSDLYTQVFSQLRDEEGHPFSVDEYLLQLTNDGNVYLVPRNTALEGE comes from the exons ATGTGTTCAGCAATCAACGGTGTACTTCCCCTGAGGCTCAGTTGTGAG GGACTGGCAAACCCTGGAAGACTGCATGGGGAGGTGTCCACCAATGTCACTGGATTCAGGGCACAACGTTCCCCCCAACATTTGGATATGGACTTGGCCTGGCAGGAACTGATGGCCATCACAGAACTTCAG GAGTTTGAGGTACCCAATGAGAATCCCTTTGAAGCTATTCCATACCTGTCCATGGAGCCCATGGTTTCTCAAGGTGGGTTCGGGATGAGTCAACCGCAACCAGAATCCATTCCAGCCAGTTGTGATGCTCATCCTGCTGCGGTCTATGAAAATGCATACCCGGATATGATGCCACCCTATCAGCGTTTAAACCCACACATGGATATGCACTACAGCCTCCCTGTCCCCGGCGGCCACGGTTCCTCCAGAATGCTTACGAGTACGCAAGCTTTTCATCCACCTCTCATGAGTCTTTTGGAGCACATGAACATGACAACACGCAGTCATGGTATTGCGAAAGATGGGGTTATCAACCTTCATTGCACAGGACAGATCAAACAGGCTTGCACAGATGATCTGGAGTCAGATTCTGGTTTGTCACTTGGTTCAAGCCCACCGCTTGCCTCTCCTGAGAATGTGGTGCATGGAGTACCTTCGTACTTACCTGCAGATGTAATGATGGGTTATGCTGAAAGCGAGAGTATTGGGGAACAATGTCGCATGCGGCAGAGTTTGCTTGGGTCTGTGGACTACCACCAGTCTTACAGTTCATTCCCTGGAACTTCTTTTCCCACAACTGCAAATATGCAACCAGTCAACCAGCAGACTTACCAACCAATTGCATCAGTGAAGCAACCGGTTTTACCCACAGCCCTGCATGATCTGCAATTGAACAGCTCAGGTTTAACAAGACTGGGTTCATATCAATCCATGTACCAAAAACCAAAATCGAGCAGCGTTTCTGTACCCCTGAGCAGAGATGAGAGGCGAGCTCTTGCTCTCAAAATCCCATTCGCGCTGGACAAGATTGTGAATCTACCAGTGGATGACTTCAATGAGCTCTTGACCCAATTCACACTGAACGACGCTCAACTGGCACTTGTGAGGGACATTCGCAGACGAGGGAAGAACAAAGTTGCAGCTCAGAACTGCCGCAAGCGGAAGTTGGAGAATATTGTGCATTTAGAAAATGAGTTGGGACAGCTTCAAGCCCAAAGAGAACATTTAACCAGAGAGAGACTGGAGTTTCAGCAAAACCTAGCAGTCATCAAATGTCGGCTCTCAGATCTTTACACCCAAGTGTTTTCACAACTACGTGATGAAGAGGGACACCCTTTTTCAGTTGATGAGTATTTACTACAACTAACTAATGATGGCAACGTTTACTTGGTGCCTCGGAATACAGCCCTGGAGGGTGAATGA
- the LOC128011522 gene encoding coatomer subunit zeta-1-like isoform X1 produces the protein MDTLILEPSLYTVKAVLIMDNDGERMYAKYYDDTYPTVKEQKAFEKNIFNKTHRTDSEIALLEGLTVVYKSNIDLYFYVIGSSHENELMLMSVLNCLFDSLSQMLRKNVEKRALLENMEGLFLAVDEIVDGGVILESDPQQVVHRVALRGDDVPLTEQTVTQVLQSAKEQIKWSLLR, from the exons ATGGATACGCTAATAttg gagcCCTCTCTGTACACGGTTAAAGCTGTTCTGATCATGGACAATGATGGGGAGAGAATGTATGCGAAG TATTATGATGACACGTATCCCACAGTGAAAGAGCAGAAAGCCTTTGAGAAGAACATCTTCAACAAGACGCACAGAACAGACA GTGAAATCGCATTGCTGGAGGGTCTAACGGTTGTGTACAAGAgcaatattgatttatatttttatgtcatcGGCAGCTCCCACGAAAATGAG TTGATGCTTATGTCAGTGTTGAATTGTCTCTTTGATTCCCTGAGCCAAATGTTGAG gaAAAATGTTGAAAAGAGAGCCCTGCTTGAAAATATGGAGGGTCTTTTCCTGGCCGTTGATGAGATTGTTGATGGAGG TGTGATCCTGGAGAGCGACCCACAGCAGGTGGTTCACCGTGTCGCTCTGAGG GGCGATGACGTGCCTCTGACAGAACAGACAGTCACTCAG GTGCTACAGTCAGCTAAGGAGCAGATCAAATGGTCTCTTCTCCGATAG
- the LOC128011522 gene encoding coatomer subunit zeta-1-like isoform X2, producing MDTLILEPSLYTVKAVLIMDNDGERMYAKYYDDTYPTVKEQKAFEKNIFNKTHRTDSEIALLEGLTVVYKSNIDLYFYVIGSSHENELMLMSVLNCLFDSLSQMLRKNVEKRALLENMEGLFLAVDEIVDGGILYTQLQWRD from the exons ATGGATACGCTAATAttg gagcCCTCTCTGTACACGGTTAAAGCTGTTCTGATCATGGACAATGATGGGGAGAGAATGTATGCGAAG TATTATGATGACACGTATCCCACAGTGAAAGAGCAGAAAGCCTTTGAGAAGAACATCTTCAACAAGACGCACAGAACAGACA GTGAAATCGCATTGCTGGAGGGTCTAACGGTTGTGTACAAGAgcaatattgatttatatttttatgtcatcGGCAGCTCCCACGAAAATGAG TTGATGCTTATGTCAGTGTTGAATTGTCTCTTTGATTCCCTGAGCCAAATGTTGAG gaAAAATGTTGAAAAGAGAGCCCTGCTTGAAAATATGGAGGGTCTTTTCCTGGCCGTTGATGAGATTGTTGATGGAGG tatactgtacacacagcttcaatggagggactga